One genomic region from Sorangium aterium encodes:
- a CDS encoding helix-turn-helix domain-containing protein has product MTTRHHLPVAHEQSIGGPFVSSASKADARTEAPDGAEGEEDRLLQVGDIAKATGKTVRAIHHYEEVGLLIPHARSKGRYRLYDHAALTRVRWIGKLHDLGLSLSQIQQIVSTWESSSSAPGAMSQIRHVYQQKLEEVREQIAHLETLEHELVASLAYLDTCETCDPAELVAACTNCNLHDKSTAEPELVAGIRGNGHCRHGSNHR; this is encoded by the coding sequence TCGTGTCCAGCGCGTCCAAGGCGGACGCGAGAACGGAGGCGCCTGACGGTGCCGAGGGGGAGGAAGACCGTCTGCTCCAGGTGGGGGACATCGCCAAGGCGACAGGGAAGACCGTGCGGGCGATCCACCACTACGAGGAGGTCGGGCTGCTCATCCCGCACGCCCGCTCCAAGGGTCGCTACCGGCTCTACGACCACGCGGCCCTCACCCGGGTCCGGTGGATCGGCAAGCTCCACGACCTCGGCCTGTCGCTGAGCCAGATCCAGCAGATCGTCTCGACATGGGAGTCGTCCTCGTCGGCCCCCGGGGCGATGTCGCAGATCCGCCACGTCTACCAGCAGAAGCTCGAAGAGGTGCGGGAGCAGATCGCGCACCTCGAGACCCTCGAGCACGAGCTCGTGGCGAGCCTCGCCTACCTCGACACCTGCGAGACGTGCGACCCGGCAGAGCTCGTCGCCGCCTGCACGAACTGTAACCTCCACGACAAGAGCACGGCCGAGCCCGAGCTCGTCGCCGGTATCCGCGGCAATGGGCATTGCCGCCACGGCTCGAATCACCGCTGA